From a single Sphingobium lignivorans genomic region:
- a CDS encoding nuclear transport factor 2 family protein translates to MDARAWFEAYLAAFNRGDFEGFGAYYADDVQFFGQAATLTGRAAVLDFYRGVRARLDETVDLLSFVGSETMAAAEIRTTLVAREDWPDFPTGPLTKGARRQSINFAFYDIADGRFTRIRSARFRRIE, encoded by the coding sequence ATGGACGCACGCGCCTGGTTCGAGGCCTATCTGGCCGCGTTCAATCGCGGCGATTTCGAGGGGTTTGGCGCTTATTATGCCGATGACGTCCAGTTCTTCGGGCAGGCCGCGACGCTGACCGGACGCGCCGCGGTGCTGGACTTCTATCGCGGGGTGCGCGCGCGACTGGACGAAACGGTGGACCTGCTGAGCTTCGTGGGCAGCGAGACGATGGCCGCCGCCGAGATCCGCACGACACTGGTCGCCCGGGAGGACTGGCCGGATTTCCCCACCGGCCCGCTCACCAAGGGCGCGCGGCGGCAAAGCATCAATTTCGCTTTCTACGACATCGCGGACGGCCGGTTCACCCGCATCCGCTCGGCCCGCTTTCGCCGGATCGAGTGA
- a CDS encoding PEPxxWA-CTERM sorting domain-containing protein → MKPYLPVAAAALLAFIVATSASASQGLTVYTSRDAFLAAIDHVAVDDFDDLNTDDSPTELVRTAGDFSYRAWPAEFDTLYRAGVGSNGALSDFGNVGDIVLSDFTGGVSAVGADFFNTDAAGAGLPRVSIAVTAYTLRDNPQPGQSPGETQTFYLESENGSQFIGFIWGNTDGNFPFLTFRNADPSNYDMWPTIDNLTLGRASPALSPVPEPAAWLLLLIGFGMIGGALRHRPRLGWTVAG, encoded by the coding sequence ATGAAGCCTTATCTGCCCGTCGCCGCAGCGGCTCTGCTTGCATTCATCGTCGCCACGTCAGCCTCAGCCAGCCAGGGCCTGACTGTTTACACCTCGCGCGATGCGTTTCTCGCCGCGATCGACCATGTCGCAGTCGACGACTTTGACGATCTGAACACTGACGATTCCCCCACCGAACTTGTCCGCACCGCAGGAGATTTCTCTTACCGAGCCTGGCCTGCAGAATTCGATACTCTTTACCGGGCGGGCGTTGGCAGCAACGGCGCACTTTCCGATTTTGGAAATGTCGGAGACATTGTTCTGTCCGATTTCACGGGCGGGGTCAGCGCCGTCGGTGCCGACTTTTTCAACACCGACGCAGCCGGTGCAGGCCTTCCCAGGGTCAGTATCGCCGTCACAGCCTACACCCTTCGCGACAATCCTCAGCCAGGTCAAAGCCCCGGAGAAACCCAGACCTTCTATCTGGAAAGCGAAAACGGATCGCAGTTTATTGGATTCATATGGGGCAATACCGACGGCAACTTTCCCTTCCTCACTTTCCGTAATGCCGATCCAAGCAATTACGACATGTGGCCTACGATCGATAATCTGACGCTCGGCCGGGCCAGTCCCGCGCTTTCACCCGTCCCCGAGCCTGCGGCCTGGCTGCTGCTTCTGATCGGCTTCGGGATGATTGGCGGCGCGCTGCGCCATCGCCCTCGCCTTGGCTGGACCGTCGCCGGATGA
- a CDS encoding GIY-YIG nuclease family protein, translated as MKHCRDPYVCLLASRRNGTLYLGVTSNLMQRIAQHRAGTFGGFTADHGVKLLVWFEQHATMEHAILREKQMKKWRRAWKLDLIEQANPNWDDLAVGLGFASLG; from the coding sequence ATGAAGCACTGCCGCGACCCTTATGTCTGCCTGCTCGCCTCGCGCCGCAACGGAACGCTCTATCTGGGCGTGACATCCAATCTGATGCAGCGCATTGCCCAGCATCGCGCGGGAACATTCGGCGGGTTCACGGCGGACCATGGGGTCAAGCTGCTGGTATGGTTCGAGCAACATGCGACGATGGAGCACGCGATCTTGCGCGAAAAGCAGATGAAGAAGTGGCGCCGGGCCTGGAAGCTCGACTTGATCGAGCAAGCGAACCCGAACTGGGACGACCTTGCCGTCGGCCTTGGCTTCGCGTCGCTCGGGTGA
- a CDS encoding alpha/beta hydrolase: MTPEIRAKLAAYGTELTPGMMGGTQEIYRALQPGLPAGAKLTRDHRYGPDERHRLDIFTKDGLSGAPVLVFVHGGGFVMGDKTTEGSPFYDNIGGFAVDEGYVGVTMTYRLAPAVQWPAGGEDVAAAVTWLRENIAQFGGDPERIFVMGQSAGAVHVADYVARFSPTIAGALLISGIYDVAAAEPNQFQKAYYGEDPFGWAPASTVAGLVTAKIPVLMTVSEFDPVDFQLQAASFAERYATTNKAFPRLHWLAGHNHLSPVLEIGTPDSDLEHHIMNFIATV; the protein is encoded by the coding sequence ATGACTCCTGAAATCCGCGCGAAACTTGCCGCTTACGGCACTGAACTCACGCCCGGTATGATGGGCGGGACGCAGGAAATCTACCGGGCGCTCCAGCCCGGCCTGCCCGCTGGTGCGAAACTGACCCGCGACCATCGCTACGGGCCGGACGAGCGCCATCGCCTCGACATCTTCACCAAGGACGGGCTCTCCGGCGCGCCGGTGCTGGTCTTCGTGCATGGCGGCGGGTTCGTCATGGGCGACAAGACCACCGAAGGCTCGCCTTTCTATGACAATATCGGCGGGTTCGCGGTGGACGAGGGCTATGTCGGTGTCACCATGACCTATCGCCTCGCGCCGGCCGTCCAATGGCCCGCGGGCGGCGAGGACGTGGCAGCCGCGGTGACCTGGCTGCGCGAGAATATCGCGCAGTTCGGCGGCGATCCCGAGCGCATCTTCGTGATGGGCCAGTCGGCCGGGGCCGTGCATGTCGCCGACTATGTCGCGCGCTTCTCCCCCACGATTGCGGGCGCGCTGCTCATTTCGGGCATTTACGATGTCGCGGCGGCGGAGCCCAACCAGTTCCAGAAGGCCTATTATGGCGAGGATCCCTTCGGCTGGGCGCCCGCCTCGACCGTCGCCGGCCTCGTCACCGCCAAGATCCCGGTCCTGATGACCGTATCCGAGTTCGATCCGGTCGATTTCCAGCTCCAGGCTGCCAGCTTCGCGGAGCGCTACGCGACGACGAACAAGGCCTTTCCCCGGCTGCACTGGCTGGCGGGCCACAATCATCTTTCACCCGTGCTCGAGATCGGCACGCCGGACAGCGATCTTGAACATCACATCATGAACTTCATCGCCACGGTCTGA
- a CDS encoding MFS transporter — MTRFDVEAFIDRSRIGATQAMALFVCILVCFIDGYDIFMIGKIAPAIAAGFGEPSEAMAPLFVYQQIGLAVGAFTISPLADRFGRRAMLIFTCLTFGIITLLSVYAQTLTQLAILRGIGGIFMAAGLGMSMAMISEITPKRRRSTFIAVALAGYSMGSASSGVVAAWLLDDFGWQSAFWIGGLVPLICVPLLILFVPESLKFRAERNPSDRSIAKTLRRIDPSVELRGDELFVIEGGETSGRKARLSDVFSEGRLAMTTVIWLACAISMTNTALMSAWLPTFFQEMAGVPIQEFAKVALIAYMGGVVGTLCIGWLMDRLPATMLLAFFYFMLAGALISLSWVPFHSGLFIVVALAWSFFQTGGQGGINTMIAQVYPPRMRSTALGWAGGAGRIGGILAPLGGAFALAQHYSLQLTMTFAATLPICVALLMLLLGLVMRGRRFSDGQPAQA, encoded by the coding sequence ATGACCAGATTCGACGTCGAAGCCTTCATCGATCGCTCGCGCATCGGCGCGACGCAGGCGATGGCGCTGTTCGTGTGCATCCTCGTCTGCTTCATCGACGGCTACGACATCTTCATGATCGGCAAGATCGCGCCGGCCATTGCCGCCGGTTTCGGCGAACCTTCGGAAGCCATGGCGCCGCTGTTCGTCTATCAGCAGATCGGCCTTGCCGTCGGCGCCTTCACCATCTCGCCGCTGGCCGACCGCTTCGGGCGCCGCGCGATGCTGATCTTCACGTGCCTGACCTTCGGCATCATCACCCTGCTGAGCGTCTACGCGCAGACGCTGACGCAGCTCGCCATCCTGCGCGGCATCGGCGGCATCTTCATGGCGGCGGGCCTCGGCATGTCCATGGCCATGATCTCGGAAATCACGCCCAAGCGCCGGCGCTCCACCTTCATCGCAGTCGCCCTTGCCGGCTATTCGATGGGCAGCGCCTCGAGCGGCGTGGTCGCGGCATGGCTGCTGGACGATTTCGGCTGGCAAAGCGCCTTCTGGATCGGCGGGCTCGTCCCGCTCATCTGCGTGCCGCTGCTGATCCTCTTCGTGCCGGAATCACTCAAGTTCCGCGCCGAGCGCAATCCCTCGGACCGCAGCATCGCCAAGACGCTGCGGCGCATCGACCCCTCGGTCGAGCTGCGCGGCGACGAACTGTTCGTGATCGAGGGCGGCGAGACGTCCGGCCGCAAGGCCCGGCTGAGCGACGTCTTCTCCGAAGGCCGCCTCGCGATGACCACGGTCATCTGGCTCGCCTGCGCGATCAGCATGACGAACACCGCCCTCATGTCCGCCTGGCTGCCCACTTTCTTTCAGGAGATGGCGGGCGTCCCCATCCAGGAATTCGCGAAAGTCGCCCTCATCGCCTATATGGGCGGGGTGGTCGGCACGCTCTGCATCGGCTGGCTGATGGACCGCCTGCCCGCCACGATGCTGCTCGCCTTCTTCTATTTCATGCTCGCGGGCGCGCTGATCTCGCTCTCCTGGGTGCCCTTCCACAGCGGCCTGTTCATTGTCGTGGCGCTCGCCTGGAGCTTCTTCCAGACCGGCGGACAGGGCGGCATCAACACCATGATCGCGCAGGTCTACCCGCCGCGGATGCGCAGCACGGCGCTCGGCTGGGCGGGCGGCGCCGGGCGCATCGGCGGCATCCTCGCGCCGCTGGGTGGCGCCTTCGCGCTGGCACAGCATTATTCGCTGCAGCTCACCATGACCTTCGCCGCGACGCTGCCGATCTGCGTGGCGCTGCTCATGCTGCTGCTCGGCCTCGTCATGCGCGGCCGGCGCTTCTCGGACGGGCAGCCGGCGCAGGCCTGA
- a CDS encoding GMC family oxidoreductase: protein MNHHELPNNSMIVIAPSGRDKINWRAALSTEKFDYVIVGAGSAGAVLAARLTEDPAVRVLLLEAGGGGDDWLIRMPLGFLKALFKPGYTWPYWTEPEPHMNGRKLILPRGRLLGGSSSINGMVFMRGHSADFDRWAQMGCTGWSYADVLPYFRRMENSWRGESALHGGSGPLSVTPNATKWLLHDELMAAARNAGFPLTDDIHDGDEEGVGRVELTIDRHGRRASTYAAYLKPAMTRPNLTVRTNAMTQRVLTEGRRATGVEYRHDGILKTATATREVILSGGSYNSPQLLMLSGIGPAAHLRDMGIEVVHDLPGVGQNLSEHPRTPVTFEAAPVTFVNQLRFDKATLSVLRWYFMGTGPFARQVNSANPVLRTDPRLAQPDIQLWCNPVTLDAHLWFPGIKKRPPHRLTADVILLHPESRGRVFLKSPRADDHVGIFLNLFSAPADFATARAGIRIARKIYATAPQSDITGAEIAPGIDVQSDEALDEHIRATTTTTQHPLGTCRMGSGPMAVVDPQLRVIGMEGLRVIDASVMPDETGGNINAPTIMIAERAADIIKGRVLPADDLPARKERSL from the coding sequence TTGAATCATCATGAACTCCCCAATAACAGCATGATCGTGATCGCGCCAAGTGGACGCGACAAAATCAACTGGAGAGCGGCCCTGTCCACCGAGAAATTCGATTATGTGATCGTCGGCGCCGGGTCCGCCGGGGCTGTGCTCGCCGCGCGACTCACCGAAGACCCGGCCGTGCGGGTGCTGCTGCTGGAAGCCGGCGGCGGGGGCGACGACTGGCTGATCCGCATGCCGCTCGGCTTCCTCAAGGCGCTGTTCAAGCCGGGCTACACCTGGCCCTACTGGACGGAACCCGAGCCGCACATGAACGGCCGCAAGCTCATCCTGCCGCGCGGGCGCCTGCTCGGCGGCTCCAGCTCGATCAACGGCATGGTGTTCATGCGCGGCCACAGCGCCGATTTCGACCGCTGGGCGCAGATGGGCTGCACCGGCTGGAGCTATGCCGACGTGCTCCCCTATTTCCGCAGGATGGAGAACAGCTGGCGCGGCGAGTCCGCGCTGCATGGCGGCAGCGGGCCGCTCAGCGTCACGCCCAATGCCACCAAATGGCTGCTGCATGACGAGCTGATGGCCGCCGCGCGCAATGCCGGCTTCCCGCTGACCGATGACATCCATGACGGCGACGAGGAAGGCGTCGGCCGCGTCGAGCTGACTATCGACCGCCATGGCCGCCGCGCCTCGACCTATGCGGCCTATCTCAAGCCCGCCATGACCCGCCCCAACCTGACCGTGCGCACCAACGCCATGACGCAGCGGGTGCTGACGGAAGGGCGGCGCGCTACCGGCGTCGAATATCGCCATGACGGCATACTGAAGACCGCGACGGCGACGCGCGAAGTCATCCTCTCGGGCGGCAGCTACAATTCGCCGCAACTGCTCATGCTCTCGGGCATCGGCCCGGCGGCGCATCTGCGCGACATGGGCATCGAGGTGGTGCACGATCTGCCGGGCGTGGGGCAGAATCTCTCCGAGCATCCGCGCACGCCGGTGACCTTCGAAGCCGCGCCGGTGACGTTCGTCAACCAGCTGCGCTTCGACAAGGCGACGCTGAGCGTGCTGCGCTGGTATTTCATGGGCACCGGCCCGTTCGCCCGGCAAGTGAACAGCGCCAACCCTGTGCTGCGCACCGACCCGCGCCTCGCCCAGCCGGACATCCAGCTCTGGTGCAACCCGGTGACGCTGGATGCGCATCTCTGGTTCCCCGGCATCAAGAAGCGCCCGCCGCACAGGCTGACGGCCGACGTCATCCTGCTGCACCCGGAGAGCCGGGGCCGCGTCTTCCTCAAGAGCCCGCGCGCCGACGACCATGTCGGCATCTTCCTCAACCTGTTCAGCGCGCCGGCGGACTTCGCGACCGCGCGCGCCGGCATCCGCATCGCCCGCAAGATCTATGCGACCGCCCCGCAGTCCGACATCACCGGCGCCGAGATCGCCCCCGGCATCGACGTGCAGAGCGATGAGGCGCTGGACGAGCACATCCGCGCGACGACCACGACGACCCAGCATCCGCTCGGCACCTGCCGGATGGGGAGCGGGCCGATGGCCGTGGTCGATCCGCAGCTGCGCGTCATCGGCATGGAAGGGCTGCGCGTGATCGACGCCTCGGTGATGCCCGACGAGACCGGCGGCAACATCAACGCGCCCACGATCATGATCGCGGAGCGCGCGGCCGACATCATCAAGGGCCGCGTGCTGCCGGCCGACGACCTGCCAGCCCGCAAGGAGAGAAGCCTGTGA
- a CDS encoding aldehyde dehydrogenase family protein, which produces MNAPYNPGLLEQLKLRYGAGPVKMLIGADWVEAASGETFETRNPSTGEVIAHVAAAGDADIDRAVAAARAAFEGPWSKVKPAERANMLLRLADLIEANAEELALLETLDVGRPIQFSRMLDVGGAVGQLRYNAGWATKIYGETAEISAPGEWLSYVLREPVGVCAQIVPWNFPLVMAVGKLAPALAAGCTVVLKPAEQTPLSTLRLGELALEAGIPEGVLNIVSGLGRTAGAALAAHPGINKISFTGSTQTGKAIIEASKSNFARVQLELGGKSPTFIFADADLSRAIPAAAMGIFFNAGQVCAAGSRLFVHEKVADAVLEGVVNMAKGMKVGQTLEADTMIGPLVSAAQLDRVTGYIASGREEGANILVGGERIGEEGYFVQPTVLLDTKVDMRVRKEEIFGPVLCAMRFGDDDDVDALAGRGNETEFGLSASIFTQNISTAHKLARRLKAGTVRINGSGGVDPALPLGGFKASGWGRENGKAGIEAYTELKAVSVSL; this is translated from the coding sequence ATGAACGCGCCTTATAATCCCGGCCTGCTCGAGCAATTGAAGCTTCGCTACGGCGCCGGCCCGGTGAAGATGCTCATCGGCGCGGACTGGGTGGAAGCCGCGTCCGGCGAGACGTTTGAGACGCGCAATCCCTCCACGGGCGAGGTCATCGCGCATGTCGCCGCGGCCGGCGATGCGGACATCGATCGGGCCGTCGCCGCCGCGCGCGCTGCCTTCGAGGGCCCCTGGTCGAAAGTGAAGCCCGCCGAGCGCGCCAACATGCTGCTTCGCCTCGCCGATCTCATCGAGGCCAATGCCGAGGAACTCGCCCTGCTGGAGACGCTGGACGTCGGCCGGCCGATCCAGTTCTCGCGCATGCTCGATGTCGGCGGCGCGGTCGGCCAGCTGCGCTACAATGCCGGCTGGGCGACCAAGATCTATGGCGAGACGGCCGAGATCAGCGCGCCGGGCGAATGGCTCTCTTATGTTCTGCGCGAGCCGGTGGGCGTGTGCGCGCAGATCGTGCCGTGGAATTTCCCGCTCGTCATGGCGGTCGGCAAGCTTGCGCCCGCGCTGGCGGCGGGTTGCACCGTCGTCCTCAAGCCCGCCGAGCAGACGCCGCTCAGCACGCTGCGGCTGGGCGAGCTGGCGCTGGAGGCGGGCATTCCCGAAGGCGTGCTCAACATCGTGAGTGGCCTTGGCCGCACGGCCGGCGCGGCGCTGGCGGCGCATCCGGGCATCAACAAGATTTCCTTCACCGGATCGACCCAGACCGGCAAGGCGATCATCGAGGCGTCCAAGAGCAATTTCGCGCGCGTGCAGCTGGAGCTGGGCGGCAAGTCGCCTACCTTCATCTTCGCCGATGCCGATCTGTCCCGCGCCATCCCGGCCGCCGCCATGGGCATCTTCTTCAATGCCGGGCAGGTCTGCGCCGCCGGCTCGCGCCTGTTCGTGCATGAGAAGGTGGCCGATGCGGTGCTGGAAGGCGTGGTCAACATGGCCAAGGGCATGAAGGTCGGCCAGACGCTGGAAGCCGATACGATGATCGGCCCGCTCGTCAGCGCCGCCCAGCTCGACCGCGTGACCGGCTACATCGCGTCCGGCCGCGAGGAAGGCGCGAACATCCTCGTGGGCGGCGAGCGGATCGGCGAGGAAGGCTATTTCGTCCAGCCGACCGTGCTGCTCGACACCAAGGTCGACATGCGGGTGCGCAAGGAGGAAATCTTCGGGCCAGTGCTCTGTGCCATGCGGTTCGGCGACGATGATGATGTCGATGCGCTGGCGGGGCGCGGCAACGAGACGGAGTTCGGCCTGTCCGCGTCCATCTTCACGCAGAACATCTCCACCGCGCACAAGCTCGCCCGGCGCCTGAAGGCCGGCACCGTGCGCATCAACGGCTCGGGCGGCGTCGATCCCGCGCTGCCGCTCGGCGGCTTCAAGGCGTCCGGCTGGGGACGCGAAAACGGCAAGGCCGGCATCGAGGCCTATACCGAACTCAAGGCCGTGAGCGTCTCGCTCTGA
- a CDS encoding GMC family oxidoreductase yields the protein MASKTPDFIVIGSGSSGAVIAARLSEDPDASVLVLEAGKRERSMRLAMPILFPFVMADPKFNWSYMGEPEPFANDRQIRQPRGKALGGSSMINGMLYARGHARDYDEWRQLGNEGWSYDDVLPYFRKSENHWGEADHWHGKGGPLSIKVQPKDNELYRRFIAAAKARGYAERDTFHRAEQEGWGPPGLCIHEGQRGSTAARFLIPAMSRPNLTVETGALVTRIELEKGRAVAVHYVDREGRTQRVAARQEIILSGGAYNSPQVLMLSGIGAADELAAHGIDMVHHLPGVGRNLQDHPSVAMVVSARRDVTLTNKLRLDRAGIAGLQWLLTRGGLISDMPVTANGFLKTRPELERPDAQCLFQPTMIGAQLWFPGWRKPKADVCAMASVLLRPEGRGWVKLRSADPTDKPRILSNVLSTENDRAFFRRLIPQLRELFATAPLSEVLTGEVMPGPDVQTPDEIDAWVRNAINTALHPVGTCAMGQDDMAVVDARLRVHGIAGLRVADAAIMPRIVGGNTNAACIMIGEKAADMIRQDHGLAGS from the coding sequence TTGGCCAGCAAAACGCCCGATTTCATCGTCATCGGCTCCGGCTCTTCCGGCGCGGTGATCGCCGCGCGCCTCTCCGAGGACCCGGACGCCAGCGTGCTGGTGCTGGAGGCCGGCAAGCGCGAGCGATCGATGCGGCTCGCCATGCCCATCCTCTTCCCCTTCGTGATGGCGGACCCGAAGTTCAACTGGAGCTACATGGGCGAGCCCGAGCCCTTCGCCAACGACCGGCAGATCCGCCAGCCGCGCGGCAAGGCGCTGGGCGGCTCATCGATGATCAACGGCATGCTCTACGCACGCGGCCATGCGCGCGACTATGACGAGTGGCGCCAGCTCGGCAACGAGGGCTGGAGCTATGACGACGTGCTGCCCTATTTCCGCAAGTCGGAGAACCACTGGGGCGAGGCCGACCACTGGCACGGCAAGGGCGGCCCGCTCAGCATCAAGGTGCAGCCCAAGGACAACGAGCTGTATCGCCGCTTCATCGCCGCCGCCAAGGCCCGCGGCTATGCCGAGCGCGACACTTTCCACCGCGCCGAGCAGGAAGGCTGGGGCCCGCCGGGCCTGTGCATCCATGAAGGGCAGCGCGGCAGCACGGCGGCGCGCTTCCTCATCCCCGCCATGTCCCGCCCCAATCTCACGGTGGAGACCGGCGCGCTGGTGACGCGGATCGAGCTGGAAAAGGGCCGCGCCGTCGCCGTCCATTATGTCGACCGCGAGGGGCGGACGCAGCGCGTCGCCGCCCGGCAGGAAATCATCCTCTCCGGCGGCGCCTATAATTCGCCGCAGGTCCTCATGCTCTCGGGCATCGGCGCGGCGGACGAACTCGCCGCCCACGGCATCGACATGGTGCATCATCTTCCGGGCGTCGGCCGCAACCTGCAGGACCATCCCTCGGTGGCGATGGTGGTTTCCGCCCGCCGCGACGTGACGCTGACGAACAAGCTGCGGCTCGATCGCGCCGGGATCGCCGGGCTGCAATGGCTGCTCACGCGCGGCGGCCTCATTTCCGACATGCCGGTGACGGCCAACGGCTTCCTCAAGACAAGGCCGGAACTGGAACGACCCGACGCGCAATGCCTCTTCCAGCCGACGATGATCGGCGCGCAATTGTGGTTCCCCGGCTGGCGCAAGCCCAAGGCGGACGTCTGCGCCATGGCAAGCGTGCTGCTGCGGCCGGAAGGGCGCGGCTGGGTGAAGCTGCGCTCGGCCGACCCGACCGACAAGCCGCGCATCCTCTCCAATGTCCTCTCGACCGAGAATGACCGCGCCTTCTTCCGCCGCCTCATCCCGCAGCTGCGCGAGCTGTTCGCGACCGCGCCGCTCAGCGAGGTGCTGACCGGCGAAGTGATGCCGGGGCCGGACGTGCAGACGCCCGACGAGATCGACGCCTGGGTGCGCAACGCCATCAACACCGCGCTCCATCCCGTGGGCACCTGCGCCATGGGGCAGGACGACATGGCCGTGGTGGACGCCCGCCTGCGCGTCCACGGCATCGCGGGCCTGCGCGTGGCCGACGCCGCGATCATGCCGCGCATCGTGGGCGGCAACACCAATGCCGCCTGCATCATGATCGGCGAGAAGGCCGCCGACATGATCCGGCAGGATCATGGGCTGGCGGGGAGCTAG
- a CDS encoding nuclear transport factor 2 family protein: MTREDFERYIGAFNANDFEGFSSFYADDVDFQLGERKHIVGREAIADFYRGIKAHFAETLTILDLVLAPDGACLHVHTRFETIEDWPDFDMWPTKKGDVREIESIILYRIRDGKFTHIKSARFKEL, translated from the coding sequence GTGACGAGAGAGGATTTCGAGCGCTACATCGGCGCCTTCAATGCCAACGACTTCGAGGGCTTTTCCAGCTTCTACGCCGATGACGTCGATTTCCAGCTCGGCGAGCGCAAGCATATCGTGGGCCGCGAGGCGATCGCGGACTTCTATCGCGGCATCAAGGCGCATTTCGCCGAGACGCTGACCATCCTCGACCTCGTGCTCGCGCCGGACGGCGCCTGCCTGCACGTCCACACCCGCTTCGAGACGATCGAGGACTGGCCGGACTTCGACATGTGGCCCACGAAGAAAGGCGACGTGCGCGAGATCGAGAGCATCATCCTCTATCGCATCCGCGACGGAAAGTTCACGCACATCAAGTCCGCCCGCTTCAAGGAACTCTGA
- a CDS encoding carotenoid oxygenase family protein, giving the protein MVEPIHFPDIELYRGWGEPMRANIEMRGLELISGAIPDGLEGALYRCGADRQYPSGRTDDIFIDGEGQVHMLRFKDNQVDYVVKWVETERYKRQKEARRGLFGGYRNRYTVDESVKDVHLGTANTTAMFHAGHLYALKEDDLPYEIDPETLETIARVDFDGQVTAESLTAHPKVDPITNELLTFSYQAKGDATTDFCFYVFGPNREKVTEIWFNMPYAACVHDFAITKDWVVVPFFPLITDLDVVKQGGPFYQWHPDQPVHVALVPRYGKAEDIRWFKGPTGSAGHMMNAYQDGTKIHLDLCYYEGNCFPFFTTPTGERTKFVPPFLTRMTFDLASNEDGFTTQRLLNIPCEMPRTDDRYQGRPYRYGFAIARGKDASGIARVDHQTGAVDVWNPGEGDGVQEPQFVPRSPDAPEGDGWLLVLVSRVSKNRSDLAILDAQNLAAGPVALLKLPVRVRSTFHGTWVPEETLQSGQYRMSLSSAA; this is encoded by the coding sequence ATGGTCGAACCAATCCACTTTCCCGACATCGAACTCTATCGCGGCTGGGGCGAGCCGATGCGCGCCAATATCGAGATGCGCGGCCTCGAGCTCATTTCCGGCGCCATCCCCGACGGGCTGGAAGGCGCGCTCTATCGCTGCGGGGCGGACCGGCAATATCCCTCGGGCCGCACGGACGACATCTTCATCGACGGTGAAGGGCAGGTCCACATGCTGCGCTTCAAGGACAATCAGGTCGATTATGTCGTGAAGTGGGTGGAGACGGAGCGCTACAAGCGGCAGAAGGAAGCGCGCCGGGGCCTCTTCGGCGGCTATCGCAACCGCTACACGGTCGACGAGAGCGTCAAGGACGTGCATCTGGGCACTGCCAACACCACGGCGATGTTCCATGCCGGCCATCTCTACGCGCTGAAGGAGGACGATCTGCCTTATGAGATCGATCCCGAGACGCTGGAGACGATCGCGCGCGTCGATTTCGACGGGCAGGTGACGGCCGAAAGCCTCACCGCGCACCCGAAGGTCGATCCGATCACCAACGAGCTGCTCACTTTCTCCTATCAGGCGAAGGGCGACGCGACGACGGACTTCTGCTTCTACGTGTTCGGCCCGAACCGCGAGAAAGTGACCGAGATCTGGTTCAACATGCCCTATGCGGCCTGCGTCCATGATTTCGCGATCACCAAGGACTGGGTGGTGGTGCCTTTCTTCCCGCTCATCACGGATCTCGACGTGGTGAAGCAGGGCGGCCCCTTCTATCAGTGGCACCCGGACCAGCCGGTGCATGTCGCGCTGGTGCCGCGCTATGGCAAGGCGGAGGACATCCGCTGGTTCAAGGGCCCCACGGGCAGCGCCGGCCACATGATGAACGCCTATCAGGACGGCACGAAGATCCATCTCGACCTGTGCTATTATGAAGGCAATTGCTTCCCCTTCTTCACCACGCCGACCGGCGAGCGCACCAAGTTCGTGCCGCCCTTCCTGACGCGCATGACCTTCGATCTTGCGAGCAACGAGGATGGCTTCACTACGCAGCGGCTGCTGAACATCCCCTGCGAGATGCCGCGCACGGACGATCGCTATCAGGGTCGGCCCTATCGCTATGGCTTCGCCATCGCGCGCGGCAAGGATGCGAGCGGCATCGCCCGGGTCGATCATCAGACCGGCGCGGTGGACGTGTGGAATCCGGGCGAAGGTGACGGCGTGCAGGAGCCGCAGTTCGTGCCGCGCTCGCCCGACGCGCCGGAAGGCGATGGCTGGCTGCTCGTGCTCGTCTCGCGCGTGTCGAAGAACCGCAGCGATCTCGCCATCCTCGATGCGCAGAATCTCGCGGCAGGCCCGGTGGCGCTGCTCAAGCTGCCCGTGCGCGTGCGCTCCACCTTCCATGGCACCTGGGTGCCGGAAGAGACGCTGCAGAGCGGCCAGTATCGCATGAGCCTCAGCTCGGCGGCCTGA